A genomic segment from Aspergillus puulaauensis MK2 DNA, chromosome 1, nearly complete sequence encodes:
- the pabA gene encoding aminodeoxychorismate synthase pabA (COG:J;~EggNog:ENOG410PJCM;~InterPro:IPR010117,IPR029062,IPR017926,IPR005801, IPR006805,IPR015890;~MEROPS:MER0045095;~PFAM:PF00425,PF04715,PF00117,PF07722;~go_process: GO:0009058 - biosynthetic process [Evidence IEA]): protein MAPLLGDWTASNTGPDAGVDHQGTRQRSILYIDAYDSFSYNVVAMIEEVLGARVTVMMIDAEWPDGNMVEFLHHYDAVVLGPGPGDPNVPEDVGVMADIWNICSSHTLPVLGICLGFQSLCLHHGISVGRLPEPLHGQVHRITTMQRDIFEDLRDLEVTLYHSLYAMFDGREKSTSNSDLDVLAWFFTKPDASSSSTWRIPMAVRHREKPFWGVQFHPESCKSDREACNALLRKWWSMSVKYNKSNNREGYGTFSTDIIRPSSEETSLPDVAYTMVNWCASSSAQCAFRSVNTRQPDAEGICEIFNDPRLPIVLFQSNGKHSVISVPSPGSWRLEYYTEGQSLSLQRSPASSSIHNSSKVGNPKVEAISSVSQFWDILRYLVDLKKVESGDTDVPFWAGFLGYFSYELGLACLSQLKHESGIFQNEYPSQDSTGAEDPPDVSLIWTERSIVVDNETGRVTVQSTREEDNLPAGWLDYAVNTVKSFFCVDVPPSSENSVTDEEFLDSILKRGVVRFPTEGSYRSQVEACKNELRAGESYELCLTCETSITLPSPDTATGRMGFPWKLYKRLRKYNPAAFSAFARLGNVKIVSSSPECFLNWDRHSTLEMKPMKGTVRKSDGMTMERAREILGSTKEMAENLMIADLIRHDLYGICGAGNVHVEKLLEVEDHGRVYQMVTHVKGHIDPCRHGYAAKGLPRLQSSNMLGYGLTALQRCLPPGSMTGAPKERSCVHLSSIEGRKRGVYSGVMGFLDLGGGGSFSVLIRSAFNSSDDQADIQKWRIGAGGAVTMLSSAEGEWDEMLTKLRTVCGIFTPSHA, encoded by the coding sequence ATGGCGCCACTACTTGGCGACTGGACAGCGTCAAATACTGGACCTGACGCGGGAGTCGATCATCAAGGCACCCGGCAAAGaagtatactttatattgATGCTTATGACTCTTTCTCTTACAATGTCGTCGCAATGATAGAAGAGGTCCTTGGGGCCCGGGTCACAGTGATGATGATTGATGCGGAATGGCCGGATGGCAACATGGTGGAGTTTCTTCACCATTATGATGCGGTCGTCCTGGGACCAGGACCGGGGGACCCCAATGTTCCCGAAGATGTCGGCGTTATGGCAGATATTTGGAATATCTGCAGCTCGCATACGCTGCCCGTTCTGGGTATTTGCCTTGGATTCCAGAGTTTGTGTCTTCATCATGGAATCTCTGTAGGGCGACTACCAGAGCCTCTGCACGGACAGGTTCATCGAATTACAACGATGCAGAGAGATATTTTTGAAGACTTACGGGATTTGGAGGTTACCTTATATCACTCACTTTATGCCATGTTTGATGGCCGGGAAAAATCAACGTCAAATTCGGACCTTGATGTTCTTGCTTGGTTTTTCACCAAACCAGatgcatcgtcatcgtctaCGTGGCGAATTCCAATGGCTGTAAGGCATAGGGAAAAGCCTTTCTGGGGTGTGCAATTTCATCCTGAATCTTGCAAGTCTGACCGGGAAGCGTGCAACGCGCTGCTCCGCAAGTGGTGGAGTATGTCCGTCAAGTATAATAAGAGCAATAATCGCGAAGGATATGGGACCTTCTCCACCGATATCATTCGTCCGTCAAGCGAAGAAACTAGTTTGCCAGATGTTGCCTACACGATGGTAAACTGGTGCGCATCATCTTCGGCGCAGTGCGCCTTTCGGTCTGTCAACACACGTCAACCAGATGCTGAAGGGATTTGCGAAATATTCAACGACCCACGACTTCCAATTGTCTTGTTTCAATCGAATGGGAAACATAGTGTTATATCTGTACCAAGTCCGGGTAGCTGGAGGCTTGAATACTATACTGAGGGACAATCTCTATCACTGCAACGCTCCCCAGCATCTTCCAGCATACATAACTCTTCAAAAGTTGGAAACCCAAAGGTTGAAGCGATCTCATCAGTGTCTCAATTTTGGGATATTCTAAGATATTTGGTGGACTTAAAGAAAGTCGAATCAGGCGACACTGACGTTCCTTTTTGGGCAGGATTTTTGGGTTATTTTTCCTACGAGCTAGGGTTGGCCTGTCTTTCTCAACTGAAGCACGAGAGTGGAATCTTTCAAAACGAATACCCCTCTCAAGATAGCACCGGTGCTGAAGACCCGCCAGATGTTAGCCTCATATGGACTGAGAGGAGCATAGTTGTGGATAATGAGACCGGCCGGGTTACGGTACAGTCTACTAGGGAAGAGGATAACTTACCAGCTGGCTGGCTAGATTACGCCGTGAATACGGTGAAGAGTTTCTTCTGTGTCGATGTCCCACCATCGTCCGAGAACTCCGTTACTGATGAAGAGTTCCTGGATTCAATTTTGAAAAGGGGAGTGGTTCGTTTCCCAACAGAAGGATCATACCGAAGCCAGGTTGAGGCTTGCAAAAACGAACTGAGAGCGGGTGAGTCATATGAGCTGTGTCTCACCTGCGAAACATCAATCACTTTACCCTCTCCAGATACCGCTACTGGGCGAATGGGCTTTCCTTGGAAACTGTACAAGCGACTACGGAAGTATAATCCCGCCGCATTTAGCGCCTTCGCGAGACTCGGAAACGTTAAAATTGTGAGCAGCAGCCCGGAGTGCTTTCTCAACTGGGACCGGCACTCGACATTGGAGATGAAGCCAATGAAAGGCACTGTGAGAAAATCTGACGGTATGACGATGGAAAGGGCACGAGAAATTCTTGGCTCAACCAAGGAAATGGCTGAGAATCTTATGATTGCGGACCTCATACGGCATGATCTCTACGGAATCTGCGGTGCGGGCAACGTTCACGTGGAAAAACTGCTTGAGGTGGAGGACCATGGGCGAGTTTACCAAATGGTCACCCACGTCAAAGGGCATATTGACCCCTGTCGACACGGCTATGCTGCGAAAGGTCTACCGCGGTTGCAGTCATCGAACATGCTGGGATATGGACTCACGGCATTACAGCGGTGTCTTCCTCCTGGATCGATGACTGGCGCTCCAAAAGAACGATCTTGCGTGCACCTTTCTTCAATCGAAGGCCGGAAGCGCGGCGTTTACTCTGGAGTTAtgggcttcctcgaccttggagggggaggaagcTTCTCCGTCCTGATTCGCTCCGCTTTCAACTCCTCGGATGACCAAGCCGATATTCAGAAATGGAGAATTGGTGCTGGCGGCGCGGTCACCATGCTGAGCAGTGCCGAAGGCGAATGGGATGAAATGCTCACCAAGCTCCGGACTGTCTGTGGGATCTTCACGCCTTCTCATGCGTAA
- a CDS encoding histidine kinase-like ATPase domain-containing protein (COG:S;~EggNog:ENOG410PM3J;~InterPro:IPR036890,IPR022155;~PFAM:PF12449) gives MAQKIDFGALKARTMGSGEDEEAVTVDTRGLISKVLARYSGKWTVLREMIQNAADANATKVTIRFETLPSTTVPLPPSADGTTMIKHTISHHTLKRLLVSNNGLPFSEKDWARLKRIADGNPDETKIGAFGVGFYSVFDDCEEPFVSSGSDAMAFYWKGNALFTRRLQLNEKANPETTFVLDYRNDTSPMPSLKQLCQFLSSSLTFVNLECIELWLDDWNMLRLVKKAAPSINLTIPRDIETKTQEGLMKIASVTREVAQVDAVWMHAVEWNPNANTLREGIRDTTVSLRSFLSRITQGSSEKTVDNEKKETAGSSGDLTKSSTASVFLHINTASIQASISQSLSSELERATRKPPPKKTSIAVLTPSYDTSQASAASGSQAEFLSSILPSKGGRVFIGFPTQQTTGLNAHISAPSVIPTVERESIDLNTRYISKWNTEMLRAAGIVCRVAWSAEMASIKTRILSAKDPSMQTKIRKEDIVNVLPETIHTANQFVFRESTPSTLLGQTMEDAFWTCNKNASIEVLSTCGIVQNHQVRIAAKDLTFLDSIPVLPDEFMEGSKEFVKKLTMLGLVTEVTVSDIKRELEASPLRSSQITEFLSWLSRRAISGQLDPYSVKSILNGAVASTDDENGTASGLIVFSEVSLFLNPQRIPADLPLPPTVMPFKYTKSLARKELESFGWDELPMTPWLCWLLSNSRNRSVLPLPQDITQTSAFAAQVLPVISKQWEGLTQTAKEKVIDQLQVHTVIPTRIGMKQPGETYFPSVRLFDDLPVIHGLQGVKEKFLTALGVRKTVELGVIFERLLNNPGTVDGKPHNKGKWSHVDLIRYLASVSSDIPASDIKRLKDTSFCTVESSIGREGSKVLDQKRYKAQELFEPNDSLRALALPVIEWPGMFISSSIEGKFLARLGLKSFPTAAEVILIMAKAAASNNWTLHGKAMAYYVTEYDSKGYGIFDCNSVTEPFLPIEKPNNFFTKNLSDKQAGLFNSPAEGQYNISSPSKCYTDEGASFFGFNILRKDLHRHAPKLGVKQHPKLSDCLDMLIRRPPPTKHDARFLYRYLAGRVSELNQRDIDRVGGSDIVPIHPSDGAPRDGTIRHVSPRLCYLGEGEDYKDLFDFVDFGQEANLFLMAVGSKREPTKVELAQMVVREPARISSTFQSAEKYLRLLRTLAENVSVLKKHKELFQEMKKSAFLLASKDITTTTEQSRSEIKKGFDNSDDEDEAGEDGIKEWTLAAAKDAIVVDDFQSFVLFKEHVLAAPQEEALENFYIALGAVPLSRLVEERAHWGAVTADQRSAVKLSKLIKERARLFLHDQPSEAVRHDNRWIDKNLKVQVVQSIAITRSLKGRRISYQQERKAIVTEISRERVMRICPGRYDFYEISQALSHLILTRPKLHSPLTLEMLLKTDLLELRGRGYNVERILKQKAQEARIAEDRRQQQLEEERRHLQEKEEALAKEEAKNETPEKQGPAPMPGVFPDSPSSKGVRPTSPSESTKDRRQGLFSSFTKHFKDGNRSSWNPFSETSTSPDSPSDPPLPPPPPKEPKPPLPEPSVNVSSPLQLQKKLLSAVQASRPHGSSGVFSRPQTNQLNELKSYCDEKPGHDLEFAATLPCRVNVLVARTVPERSAFLAQNSAGMNLFGSILLECADVFSLRPDTLSIFHDPGSKSIAFNRSGSVFCNYHYFQQLHEKALLQHATPDRAEATVYWWVILCHELAHNLVQDHSSAHSYYTESFVSQYFPKVATKIATAATKIQSPGN, from the exons ATGGCCCAAAAAATTGATTTCGGTGCGCTGAAGGCGCGCACTATGGGGtctggggaggatgaagaggccgTCACCGTAGACACTCGCGGCCTAATTTCAAAGGTTCTTGCACGTTATTCGGGGAAATG GACGGTCTTACGCGAGATGATCCAGAATGCAGCTGACGCCAATGCGACAAAAGTCACCATCAGATTTGAGACCTTACCCTCGACCACGGTTCCATTGCCACCATCTGCCGATGGCACGACTATGATAAAACACACCATATCACATCATACCCTCAAGCGTCTTCTAGTATCTAATAACGGCCTTCCTTTTAGCGAGAAGGACTGGGCAAGATTGAAGCGCATCGCGGACGGGAACCCCGATGAGACGAAAATTGGAGCTTTCGGTGTCGGTTTCTATAGCGTTTTCGACGACTGCGAGGAGCCTTTTGTGTCTTCTGGCTCAGATGCTATGGCGTTCTATTGGAAGGGAAATGCCCTCTTTACCCGGCGACTGCAGTTGAATGAGAAGGCCAACCCGGAAACAACATTCGTCTTAGACTATCGAAATGATACCTCGCCTATGCCGTCGCTAAAGCAACTTTGTCAGTTCTTGTCCAGTAGCCTTACATTTGTCAACCTCGAGTGCATAGAGCTGTGGCTTGACGACTGGAATATGCTCCGTTTGGTCAAGAAGGCTGCCCCCAGTATCAATCTCACTATCCCAAGAGATATTGAAACTAAGACGCAGGAAGGGCTAATGAAGATTGCGAGTGTCACGAGAGAGGTTGCACAGGTTGACGCTGTCTGGATGCACGCTGTTGAATGGAATCCGAACGCAAACACGCTTCGCGAGGGTATTCGAGACACTACCGTATCATTGCGCAGCTTCCTGTCTAGGATCACCCAAGGATCATCTGAGAAGACCGTCGATAACGAGAAAAAGGAGACCGCCGGTAGTTCGGGAGACTTGACAAAGAGCTCAACAGCTTCAGTATTTTTACACATCAATACTGCGAGCATCCAGGCTTCCATCAGCCAGTCTTTGAGCAGTGAACTTGAACGAGCTACAAGAAAACCTCCACCCAAGAAAACATCAATCGCTGTCTTGACACCTTCGTATGATACGAGCCAAGCGTCTGCGGCTTCTGGATCACAAGCAGAATTTTTATCCTCCATTCTTCCCTCCAAAGGTGGCAGGGTTTTCATCGGATTTCCAACGCAGCAAACAACCGGTCTCAATGCCCATATATCTGCTCCCTCCGTCATCCCAACAGTCGAACGAGAGAGCATTGATCTCAACACGAGGTACATCAGCAAATGGAACACAGAGATGTTGAGAGCGGCCGGTATAGTCTGTCGAGTCGCTTGGTCCGCAGAGATGGCTTCGATAAAGACCAGAATACTTTCTGCCAAAGATCCCTCAATGCAGACAAAAATTCGAAAAGAAGACATTGTGAATGTGCTTCCTGAAACTATTCACACTGCGAATCAGTTTGTGTTTCGTGAGTCTACACCGTCGACATTGCTCGGACAGACAATGGAAGACGCATTTTGGACTTGTAATAAGAATGCCTCTATTGAGGTGCTTTCCACGTGTGGTATTGTTCAAAATCACCAGGTGCGCATAGCCGCAAAGGACTTGACGTTCCTAGACTCCATACCTGTATTGCCAGATGAGTTCATGGAGGGCTCGAAAGAGTTTGTCAAGAAGTTGACGATGCTGGGGCTTGTAACCGAAGTTACAGTCTCTGATATCAAGCGTGAACTAGAGGCCAGTCCGTTACGTTCCTCTCAGATTACAGAATTTCTTTCCTGGTTAAGCCGAAGAGCTATTTCTGGTCAGCTCGATCCATATTCCGTGAAAAGCATATTAAATGGCGCGGTAGCTTCCActgatgatgagaatggcaCTGCCAGCGGTTTGATTGTTTTCTCTGAAGTATCGCTTTTTTTGAATCCCCAGCGTATACCTGCCGACCTCCCTTTGCCGCCAACCGTGATGCCGTTCAAGTACACCAAATCTTTGGCCAGGAAAGAGTTGGAATCGTTTGGCTGGGATGAATTGCCTATGACTCCCTGGTTATGCTGGCTTCTCAGCAATTCAAGAAACCGAAGTGTCCTTCCTCTGCCGCAAGACATCACACAGACCTCAGCATTCGCAGCACAGGTGCTACCAGTTATATCAAAACAATGGGAGGGTCTGACCCAAACCGCAAAGGAAAAAGTGATTGATCAGCTACAAGTACATACCGTCATTCCTACTAGAATCGGCATGAAACAACCCGGCGAAACATACTTTCCTTCCGTCCGTCTTTTCGATGATCTGCCTGTTATACATGGGCTCCAGGGGGTAAAAGAAAAATTCCTGACTGCCCTTGGAGTACGGAAAACCGTCGAGCTCGGTGTCATTTTTGAGCGACTTCTAAACAATCCTGGTACAGTTGATGGGAAGCCGCATAACAAGGGAAAGTGGAGCCACGTCGATTTGATACGATACCTGGCGTCCGTCAGCAGTGATATTCCTGCCAGTGACATCAAACGCCTCAAAGACACTAGTTTCTGCACGGTCGAGTCGAGCATTGGTCGTGAGGGTTCAAAAGTGTTGGACCAGAAGCGCTATAAAGCTCAGGAACTTTTTGAACCGAACGATTCCCTTCGAGCCCTTGCGCTTCCAGTTATTGAGTGGCCAGGGATGTTCATATCCAGCAGTATTGAGGGGAAATTCTTGGCTAGATTGGGACTAAAAAGCTTCCCAACAGCGGCTGAAGTCATACTAATCATGGCCAAGGCGGCTGCCTCGAATAATTGGACTCTGCATGGGAAGGCCATGGCGTATTATGTCACCGAGTATGATTCCAAAGGTTATGGCATTTTTGATTGCAATTCGGTTACCGAACCGTTTTTGCCAATTGAAAAGCCGAACAATTTCTTTACTAAGAATTTGAGCGATAAACAAGCGGGTTTATTCAACTCACCGGCCGAAGGACAGTATAACATCAGTTCTCCAAGCAAGTGTTATACAGATGAAGGTGCCTCCTTTTTTGGTTTCAATATTCTCCGCAAGGACCTCCATCGTCATGCCCCCAAGCTCGGTGTCAAACAACATCCCAAGCTCTCCGACTGCCTTGATATGTTGATACGTAGACCACCACCTACAAAACATGACGCAAGATTCCTTTATCGATATCTCGCCGGAAGGGTGTCTGAGCTTAACCAGCGCGATATAGATCGTGTTGGAGGTTCCGATATAGTGCCGATTCATCCAAGCGACGGGGCCCCCAGAGATGGGACAATACGTCATGTATCGCCAAGACTTTGTTATCTTGGGGAGGGTGAAGATTACAAAGACTTGTTTGATTTCGTCGACTTTGGTCAGGAGGCAAACCTCTTCCTGATGGCTGTTGGGTCAAAGAGAGAGCCAACAAAAGTTGAGTTGGCGCAGATGGTAGTCAGGGAACCTGCTAGGATTTCCTCTACCTTTCAGAGTGCCGAAAAGTATCTAAGATTGTTGAGAACGCTTGCTGAAAACGTCTCTGTTCTCAAGAAACACAAAGAACTATTCCAGGAGATGAAAAAGTCAGCTTTCTTACTTGCTAGCAAAGACATCACAACGACCACTGAGCAGTCTAGGAGTGAAATTAAAAAGGGCTTCGATAAttctgatgacgaagacgaggctggagaggatggcaTCAAGGAATGGACACTGGCCGCAGCAAAAGACGCGATTGTGGTCGATGACTTCCAAAGCTTCGTTCTCTTCAAAGAGCACGTATTGGCCGCGCCCCAGGAAGAGGCACTTGAGAACTTCTACATCGCTTTAGGGGCAGTACCTCTCAGCCGGCTTGTGGAAGAACGAGCTCACTGGGGAGCAGTAACTGCTGATCAGCGCTCTGCTGTCAAATTATCAAAATTGATTAAAGAGCGTGCAAGGCTTTTCCTTCATGATCAACCTTCGGAGGCAGTACGACATGACAATCGATGGATTGATAAGAACCTCAAAGTCCAGGTTGTTCAGTCTATCGCAATCACACGGTCTCTCAAGGGCCGTCGTATATCTTACCAGCAAGAGAGAAAGGCGATAGTTACCGAGATCTCGAGAGAACGTGTCATGCGAATATGCCCCGGCCGGTATGATTTCTACGAGATTAGCCAAGCACTTTCACATTTGATTCTCACTCGTCCAAAACTTCATTCGCCGCTCACCTTGGAAATGCTGTTGAAAACTGATTTGTTGGAGCTGAGAGGGCGCGGCTATAATGTGGAGCGTATTCTAAAACAGAAGGCTCAGGAAGCCCGAATCGCAGAGGATCggcgacagcaacagctcgAGGAAGAACGTCGGCATTTacaagaaaaggaagaggcGTTGGCCAAGGAGGAAGCTAAGAACGAAACACCTGAGAAGCAGGGCCCAGCTCCAATGCCCGGCGTCTTTCCGGactcgccgtcgtcgaaggGTGTTCGTCCCACCTCCCCATCGGAGTCGACCAAAGATAGGCGCCAGGGCCTATTTTCCTCTTTCACAAAACATTTCAAGGACGGGAATCGATCATCCTGGAATCCCTTCAGCGAGACCTCCACATCGCCTGATTCTCCTAGtgatcctcctcttccgcccCCTCCGCCTAAAGAACCAAAACCACCTCTGCCAGAGCCTTCCGTGAACGTCAGCTCTCCCCTACAACTGCAAAAGAAATTACTTTCTGCTGTCCAAGCCAGTCGGCCGCATGGGTCGTCCGGTGTATTCTCCAGGCCACAGACAAACCAACTCAATGAATTGAAGTCTTATTGCGATGAAAAACCCGGACATGATCTGGAGTTTGCCGCGACACTTCCTTGTCGAGTCAATGTTCTAGTTGCAAGAACGGTTCCCGAGAGGTCCGCTTTCCTAGCTCAGAACAGTGCTGGCATGAATCTGTTTGGCTCTATACTGCTTGAGTGTGCCGATGTGTTTTCTCTGCGGCCCGATACTCTAAGTATCTTCCATGACCCCGGTTCGAAGTCCATCGCGTTCAACCGATCCGGTAGTGTCTTCTGCAATTATCATTATTTCCAGCAGCTACATGAGAAGGCATTGCTCCAACACGCGACTCCGGACCGGGCCGAGGCAACAGTATACTGGTGGGTCATTCTCTGCCATGAGTTGGCGCACAATCTGGTTCAAGACCATAGCTCCGCCCATAGCTACTACAC TGAAAGCTTTGTGAGCCAATACTTCCCTAAGGTAGCAACTAAAATCGCAACTGCAGCGACAAAGATTCAGAGCCCTGGGAATTAA